A part of Aegilops tauschii subsp. strangulata cultivar AL8/78 chromosome 2, Aet v6.0, whole genome shotgun sequence genomic DNA contains:
- the LOC109762914 gene encoding fasciclin-like arabinogalactan protein 15 translates to MGAPIFGAVLLCLVLAAAAVPEQQPTLPSSSAANSSTGVNSNSVLVALLDSHYTELAELVEKALLLQSLEDAVGRGNVTIFAPRNEALERDLDPEFRAFLLEPRNLRSLQRLLLFHVLPSRLHSHSAWPASTARMTLSGEHLQLSADGQKMLVGTAEVTRPDAVVRPDGVIHGIERLLVPRSVQEDFNRRRSLAAISAVLPTGAPEVDPRTHRLKKPAPPVPLGAPPVLPVWDAMAPGPSIAPAPAPGPGSGKHHFDGHSQVKDFIQTLVLYGGYNELADILVNLTSLATEMGRLVSEGYVLTVLAPNDEAMARLTTDQLSEPGSPENILYYHMVPEYQTEESMYNAVRRFGTVRYDTLRLPQKVTAREADGSVKFGHGEGSAYLFDPDIYTDGRISVQGIDAVLFPPVEDTAKSGGASPVRKAPAVTGTAKPKLRRGKLLEGACHVAAVFGGRSHFTSCQ, encoded by the exons ATGGGCGCGCCGATCTTCGGCGCCGTCCTCCTCTGCCTGGTACTCGCCGCGGCAGCGGTGCCGGAGCAGCAGCCCACATTGCCCTCCTCTTCAGCGGCCAACAGCTCCACGGGGGTGAACTCCAACTCGGTGCTGGTGGCGCTGCTGGACTCGCACTACACGGAGCTGGCGGAGCTGGTGGAGAAGGCGCTGCTGCTGCAGTCCCTGGAGGACGCCGTGGGGCGGGGCAACGTCACCATCTTCGCGCCCCGGAACGAGGCCCTCGAGCGGGACCTCGACCCGGAGTTCCGCGCCTTCCTCCTTGAGCCCCGCAACCTGCGCTCCCTCCAGCGCCTGCTCCTCTTCCACGTCCTCCCCTCCCGCCTGCACTCGCACTCCGCCTGGCCCGCCTCCACCGCGCGGATGACGCTCTCCGGCGAGCACCTCCAGCTGTCAGCCGACGGCCAGAAGATGCTAGTCGGCACCGCGGAGGTCACGCGGCCGGACGCGGTGGTGAGGCCCGACGGGGTCATCCACGGTATCGAGCGGCTGCTGGTGCCGCGCTCAGTTCAGGAGGATTTCAACCGCCGCCGCAGCCTGGCTGCCATCTCGGCCGTGCTCCCCACGGGCGCCCCCGAGGTGGACCCCAGGACGCACAGGCTGAAGAAGCCCGCGCCGCCCGTGCCCCTCGGCGCGCCGCCCGTGCTGCCGGTCTGGGACGCCATGGCCCCCGGCCCTTCcattgctccggcgccggccccCGGCCCCGGATCCGGGAAGCACCACTTCGACGGGCACAGCCAGGTCAAGGACTTCATCCAGACGCTGGTCCTGTACGGCGGGTACAACGAGCTCGCGGATATCCTGGTGAACCTGACGTCGCTGGCGACGGAGATGGGGCGGCTGGTCTCGGAGGGTTATGTGCTCACAGTGCTGGCCCCCAATGACGAGGCCATGGCACGGCTGACCACGGACCAGCTGAGCGAGCCCGGGTCGCCGGAGAACATCCTCTACTACCACATGGTCCCCGAGTACCAGACGGAGGAGAGCATGTACAACGCCGTGCGGAGGTTCGGGACGGTGAGGTACGACACGCTGCGGCTGCCGCAGAAGGTGACGGCGAGGGAGGCGGACGGGTCGGTCAAGTTCGGGCACGGCGAGGGGTCCGCCTACCTCTTCGATCCGGATATCTACACGGACGGGAGGATCTCTGTGCAGGGCATCGACGCAGTGCTCTTCCCGCCGGTGGAGGACACGGCCAAGAGCGGCGGCGCCTCGCCCGTGAGGAAGGCCCCCGCCGTCACCGGCACGGCCAAGCCCAAGCTCCGACGAG GGAAGTTGTTGGAAGGGGCGTGCCATGTCGCGGCTGTCTTCGGTGGGCGATCACACTTCACGAGCTGCCAGTAG